Part of the Desulfovibrio legallii genome, GTCAGCCAGTCAAAGGCCAGGTAGCCCAGCTGCACGTCGGGCACGCGCACAAATTCCACACCAAAGCGGAATACGGCGTAGCCCAGGGCGAACAGGCCGGAAACCGCCCCTTCCTTGCGGGGTTTGGCCGAAAAAATCCAGAGGACCACGCCCAACACCAGGCCTTCCAGGGCAGCCTCGTACAGCTGCGAAGGATGCCGGGGCAGGGGCCCCCCGCCGGGGAAGATCATGGCCCAGGGCACGTCGCTGACTTTGCCCCAGAGTTCGCCGTTGACGAAATTGCCCAGCCTGCCGAAAAAAAGTCCTTGCGGAATGAGCGGCGCAATAAAGTCCGAGACTTCCAGAAAGCTGCGCCCGCGTGAACGCGCGTAGTACCAGAAGGCTCCCAGTACGCCCAGCAGGCCGCCGTGAAAGGACATGCCCCCGTTCCAGATGCGCAGAATTTCCAGCGGGTCGTCAAGGTATACGGGCAGATCGTAAAACAGCACATAACCCAGACGGCCGCCCAGAATAATGCCCACCATGACGCAGGTGAGCAGGTCGTCCACATCGGCGGCGGTCCAGCCGGACCCGGGCTTTGCGGCGCGGCGGCGGCCCAGAATCCAGCCCAGGGCAAAGCCCGCCA contains:
- the lgt gene encoding prolipoprotein diacylglyceryl transferase, whose amino-acid sequence is MAPILDPVALNLGHLQVRWYGLMYLAGFALGWILGRRRAAKPGSGWTAADVDDLLTCVMVGIILGGRLGYVLFYDLPVYLDDPLEILRIWNGGMSFHGGLLGVLGAFWYYARSRGRSFLEVSDFIAPLIPQGLFFGRLGNFVNGELWGKVSDVPWAMIFPGGGPLPRHPSQLYEAALEGLVLGVVLWIFSAKPRKEGAVSGLFALGYAVFRFGVEFVRVPDVQLGYLAFDWLTMGQALCVPLFLAGLWLLCRKAAPVPPAPVAFHKKNSKKRR